A region from the Bradyrhizobium erythrophlei genome encodes:
- a CDS encoding PepSY domain-containing protein: MRILIVAGVVVSMTGPAFAQTQPTRPSAYATAPTPPSAFPTAAINPCYSSFNPTSPCYTGNMYPAYSAIAPADVPSRTDGQNLQGADSLNEDQAKLRIEAKGYSNVSGLQKDNRGIWRGEATMKDGRPVAVILDLEGNIYSQWAPLIVIRPLNPPEQ, translated from the coding sequence ATGCGAATTCTTATCGTGGCGGGTGTTGTGGTGTCGATGACCGGGCCGGCATTCGCGCAGACGCAGCCCACGCGTCCGTCTGCCTATGCAACTGCACCGACACCTCCCTCTGCATTTCCAACTGCCGCTATCAATCCTTGTTATTCATCGTTCAATCCTACCAGTCCTTGTTACACGGGTAACATGTATCCGGCTTACTCAGCGATCGCGCCGGCCGATGTTCCCAGCAGGACAGATGGACAAAACTTGCAGGGGGCTGACAGCCTCAACGAAGATCAGGCGAAACTGCGAATTGAGGCGAAAGGATATTCGAATGTTTCCGGATTGCAAAAAGACAATCGCGGAATTTGGCGCGGCGAAGCGACAATGAAGGATGGCAGGCCTGTCGCCGTCATTCTCGATCTGGAAGGCAATATCTACTCCCAATGGGCTCCACTGATTGTGATCCGTCCACTCAACCCTCCAGAGCAGTGA